In Nicotiana tabacum cultivar K326 chromosome 19, ASM71507v2, whole genome shotgun sequence, one DNA window encodes the following:
- the LOC107810179 gene encoding uncharacterized protein LOC107810179, whose amino-acid sequence MPAYAKYFKEILSKKRKVEEISVVKLTEYCSTILQNKLPKKYGDPGSLTIPCSLGSTKFKKSLCNSSASINLMPLSIFRKLEGEIGENRLIPVSLQLANQTTIIPKGIAKDVLV is encoded by the coding sequence ATGCCAGCTTATGCTAAATATTTTAAGGAGATATTGTCTAAGAAGCGGAAAGTGGAAGAGATATcggtggtcaagctcacagaatATTGTAGTACCATTTTGCAAAATAAGCTCCCTAAAAAAtatggagatccagggagtttaactataccttgctctttaggaagtACTAAGTTTAAGAAATCTTTGTGTAATTCAAGTGCTTCCATTAATCTTatgcctttgtctattttcaGGAAATTGGAGGGAGAGATTGGAGAAAACAGGTTGATACCTGTGTCATTGCAACTGGCAAATCAGACCACAATCATACCTAAAGGAATAGCGAAAGATGTGCTAGTTTAG